Sequence from the Bacillus thuringiensis genome:
TTATCAAAAGGAAGCTATAAAGAGTTGGTTTGAAAATGAATGTAAAGGTCTACTCGAGATGGCAACGGGCACAGGAAAAACTATTACGGCATTGTCAGCGGTATCATTATTATGGAAAGCGTTATCAAGCAGATTAGCGGTTATTATAGTTTGTCCGTATACACATTTAGTAGATCAATGGGTAAAAGACATTAAAAAATTTAATATGAACCCATTGGTAGCGAAACAATCTCGAAATTTATGGGAAGAGGATTTGAGGTTCAATATTAGTGCGTTTAAAAATGGTATTATTAATCATTTTTGTTTAATAACCACAAATAAGACTTTTTCAAGCAAGACGATGCAAGATTTATTATCTCAATTAAAAGGAGAAGTTGTATTTGTAGCGGATGAAGCCCATCATCTAGGTGCTATTAATAATAGAATGAATCTTATGGAACATTTCCCATATCGTTTAGCTTTATCTGCAACACCTAATCGTTGGTATGATGAAGAAGGCACTGAAGCGTTGCTAAAATATTTCGGAGGAAAAGTAGTTTTTGAGTTTGGTTTAAAAAAAGCTATAGGAGAATTTTTAACAGAATATTATTATTATCCTCATGTGGTTTATCTAGATGTAGATGAAAATGAAAAATACTATGAAATTACAAGGAAACTATCGAAATTTTATAGTCCTAATGGAGAATTAGACTTAAAGGGGAATGAGGGATTACAAAAATTATTGATTGAAAGAGCGAGGATTTTAAATAGTGCAAGAAATAAACTTATTAAATTAAAAGAGTTGATAGAGAAAAATAAAGAATCTAAATATAATATTATATACTGTGGAGATAGCTCAATAGATAACGAAAAACAGGTTAGTGCAGTTGTGAAATTGTTGGGGAATGAATTGAATATGAGAGCTCATACATTTACATCTAATGAAAGTAGTTTACAGAGACAAGAGTTATTAAAAAGATTTGAATTAGGAGAGCTCCAAGCGTTGGTGGCTATAAAATGTTTAGATGAAGGTGTAGATGTACCAGCTACCCAGAATGCTTATATTCTTGCCAGTAGTACTAATCCAAGAGAGTTTATTCAAAGGAGAGGAAGGGTATTAAGAAAACACCATAATAAGCGGTATTCATATATTCATGATTTTATTGTTATTCCAAGAGAGATTGATGAGATTGAATATTTGGACCCAAGCGTTTTTAATATAGAACGAAAAATGGTGAAACGTGAATTAATAAGGTTTGTAGAATTTGCTAATTTGGCGCGAAATGGTCCAGTAGCACATGAGCAACTAGAAGAAATAAAAAAGGCTTATAATCTATTAGATATGTAAAGAGGTGGAGAATATGAATAAAGAAAAAGAACAGGTAGAGGTAATTTTAAGTAACTTATCATCAGAACGTGTATTAATTTTAAGTGAAATTTTACAAGCGGAGAAAAATATTCAACATAGAAAAAACCTGCAAGGTACAGGGATTATTAATAATATAGTAGACATTATTAAAGAGAGAGTGAAATAAACGATGATTTTAGAATCTATTATTTTAAGGAATTTCAGGCAGTATTTTAGCTCGCAAATTATTGAATTTTCTCAATCAAACACTCGAAATGTAACAGTTATTCATGGGGAAAATGGGGCAGGAAAGACAGCACTGCTTAATGCATTTAGTTGGTGTCTAT
This genomic interval carries:
- a CDS encoding DEAD/DEAH box helicase family protein codes for the protein MDFKDLDISYQYRSGDEEQNIVNDFYVPTLAQTKIYKRAVGYFTSASLAIVGKGLNEMISNNGKMYLIASPYLEKADIEAIESGYKARNEVIEESLLRALNQPADLVVKERLNYLAWLIANGRLEIKIATLSNSATYGLYHEKIGIMEDGKGNKIAFSGSANETEGGLYNNFESIDVFCSWNKNELIRVERKDRDFDLLWQNKTNKVQVIDFPQAAKEKLLSFKEYTIKKVDPEIQSNIVIKEDNQRCYFPDIPKEYTIRDYQKEAIKSWFENECKGLLEMATGTGKTITALSAVSLLWKALSSRLAVIIVCPYTHLVDQWVKDIKKFNMNPLVAKQSRNLWEEDLRFNISAFKNGIINHFCLITTNKTFSSKTMQDLLSQLKGEVVFVADEAHHLGAINNRMNLMEHFPYRLALSATPNRWYDEEGTEALLKYFGGKVVFEFGLKKAIGEFLTEYYYYPHVVYLDVDENEKYYEITRKLSKFYSPNGELDLKGNEGLQKLLIERARILNSARNKLIKLKELIEKNKESKYNIIYCGDSSIDNEKQVSAVVKLLGNELNMRAHTFTSNESSLQRQELLKRFELGELQALVAIKCLDEGVDVPATQNAYILASSTNPREFIQRRGRVLRKHHNKRYSYIHDFIVIPREIDEIEYLDPSVFNIERKMVKRELIRFVEFANLARNGPVAHEQLEEIKKAYNLLDM